A genomic window from Periophthalmus magnuspinnatus isolate fPerMag1 chromosome 16, fPerMag1.2.pri, whole genome shotgun sequence includes:
- the LOC117384300 gene encoding protein S100-A13-like, translating into MEAAIGELVSKFKVYAGIEGSSSTLSRDEFHKMVTAELPNLVESTESSAIDQLMTSLDENNDGQLNFLEFWQLIGQLADKHARANQ; encoded by the exons ATGGAGGCTGCTATTGGAGAACTGGTGTCCAAGTTCAAAGTGTACGCAGGCATTGAGGGCTCGTCCAGTACTCTGAGCAGAGATGAGTTTCACAAAATGGTCACTGCTGAACTTCCTAATTTAGTGGAG AGCACTGAGTCATCTGCCATTGACCAACTTATGACATCCCTGGATGAGAACAACGATGGACAACTGAACTTCTTGGAGTTCTGGCAGCTGATTGGACAACTCGCCGACAAGCATGCCAGAGCCAACCAATAG